One window from the genome of Bacillota bacterium LX-D encodes:
- a CDS encoding nitroreductase family protein, with protein MLDILQKRRSIRKFQRKEIPQNIITDLLKAALLAPSSRNLCPWEFVVVNDRGLLQKLASAKEHGSDFLQDAPLGIVIIADETKSDVWVEDASIAAIIIQLAAESMGIGSCWIQIRNRMHDQKVTAEDYIKRLLSIPDKFKVEAVLALGYANEEKAPHKEKDFQFNKVYSNEYGRN; from the coding sequence ATGTTAGATATCTTACAAAAGAGAAGAAGCATTAGAAAATTTCAAAGGAAGGAGATTCCCCAAAATATAATAACTGATTTGCTTAAAGCTGCTCTATTGGCACCTTCCTCGAGAAATCTTTGTCCTTGGGAGTTTGTTGTTGTTAATGATAGAGGGTTACTGCAGAAGCTAGCATCTGCCAAGGAACATGGCTCAGATTTTTTACAAGATGCACCACTGGGGATTGTCATCATTGCGGATGAAACGAAAAGTGATGTTTGGGTTGAGGATGCATCAATTGCTGCTATTATAATTCAATTGGCTGCTGAATCTATGGGTATTGGTTCTTGTTGGATTCAAATAAGAAATAGGATGCATGATCAAAAAGTAACGGCAGAGGATTACATTAAAAGATTACTCTCAATACCAGATAAGTTTAAAGTTGAAGCGGTATTGGCTTTAGGTTATGCTAACGAGGAAAAGGCACCTCACAAGGAGAAGGATTTTCAATTTAACAAAGTATATAGCAATGAATATGGCAGAAATTAG